From Candidatus Poribacteria bacterium, the proteins below share one genomic window:
- a CDS encoding sulfatase-like hydrolase/transferase: MRPHGPNLLYIHSDQHDPYVTGCYGDPLVQTPHLDSLAAEGVVFENVYCPSPICVPSRMSMLSGRYPHENAVWTNSHILDSSIPTFAHAMGAAGYNPVLIGRMHALGPDQLHGYAERLVGDHGPNYHGGGGVDHGELSGTAGPARVSLEKSGAGQSAYQVHDEDVTAATVDYLNRLGVQKRAGLLDAPFSISVGFMLPHQPFVARQEDYRLYEAQMTMPENPEPFSEALHPYFRWWREKCGIVEVSDAEILRARTAYWALVTRMDVMIGQILTALRENGLDEDTLILYSSDHGEQVGEHGLWWKQTFYEHSVKVPTILSWRGALPEGVRCNRVVSSLDLNATMLDALGAPALPYSRGRSTLPLLRGDDRHWEDIAFSEYCTNDGCYHRMVREGEWKVNYYHGQPPQLFNLNDDPNELQDRTNDPACRDILAHLTQKVLDGWDPDSVAAQIAAKQADTQLLGKWGRNIQPADQYRWNLLPEMDYLKK, translated from the coding sequence ATGCGTCCTCACGGTCCCAATCTGCTCTATATCCATTCCGACCAGCATGACCCTTATGTAACCGGTTGTTACGGCGACCCGTTGGTGCAGACCCCTCATCTTGATAGCCTCGCCGCCGAAGGGGTGGTGTTTGAAAACGTCTACTGCCCGTCTCCGATCTGTGTGCCATCCCGGATGTCAATGTTGAGTGGACGCTACCCGCATGAGAACGCGGTCTGGACTAACAGCCATATCCTCGATTCCAGTATTCCTACTTTTGCCCATGCGATGGGAGCGGCGGGCTATAACCCTGTGCTTATCGGACGAATGCATGCACTCGGACCCGATCAACTGCACGGATATGCTGAACGCCTCGTCGGGGATCACGGTCCGAATTATCATGGTGGAGGTGGTGTCGATCACGGCGAACTCTCCGGCACAGCAGGCCCGGCTCGCGTAAGTCTCGAAAAATCCGGGGCAGGGCAGAGTGCCTATCAGGTGCACGATGAGGATGTGACTGCTGCGACAGTTGATTACCTCAATCGCCTCGGTGTCCAAAAACGTGCAGGTCTTTTAGACGCTCCATTTTCGATTTCTGTTGGGTTCATGCTGCCGCATCAACCTTTCGTTGCCCGTCAAGAGGATTATCGGCTGTATGAAGCGCAGATGACGATGCCCGAAAATCCTGAACCTTTCTCAGAGGCGTTACATCCCTACTTTCGGTGGTGGCGTGAAAAGTGTGGTATTGTTGAAGTTTCGGATGCTGAGATTCTTCGCGCACGCACGGCGTATTGGGCGTTGGTAACCCGAATGGACGTGATGATTGGGCAGATCTTGACAGCACTCCGAGAAAATGGGTTAGATGAAGACACCCTAATTCTTTATAGCTCAGATCACGGCGAACAGGTCGGTGAACACGGACTCTGGTGGAAACAGACGTTTTATGAACATTCCGTGAAAGTCCCGACGATTTTATCGTGGCGCGGTGCTTTACCGGAAGGTGTCCGTTGCAATCGGGTTGTCAGTTCGCTTGATTTGAACGCGACGATGCTTGATGCACTCGGTGCACCAGCCTTACCATATTCCCGCGGCCGCAGCACCTTACCACTTCTCCGCGGTGATGATAGACACTGGGAGGATATCGCCTTCTCTGAATATTGTACCAACGACGGGTGCTATCATCGCATGGTCCGGGAGGGTGAATGGAAAGTGAATTACTATCACGGGCAACCGCCACAACTTTTCAATTTGAACGACGATCCAAACGAATTGCAAGACCGAACGAACGATCCGGCATGCCGAGACATTTTGGCACATTTGACACAAAAAGTATTGGACGGTTGGGACCCTGATTCGGTTGCCGCGCAAATAGCAGCGAAACAAGCCGATACGCAACTTCTCGGTAAGTGGGGACGGAACA
- a CDS encoding phytanoyl-CoA dioxygenase family protein, giving the protein MAFQFQDSMVNEYLSEGYLILRGIVPPSLLSDLRQEAEKARDLAHKLNGPQTQRIQPLSNYGDELDLKPFYDYTELPELRDAIEKLLGPDYTHGHVDIMGLLVEPLEYPWHIGWHRDGVVEVPLEARDEIVNAKLAEVWYDLRHFNQVNCAIYADSCTWFVPGSHLRQWDLPGEEQSTKDPKLRKPAEGQSSAEAERYCLEHCRQFPGAVQVHLGPGDFMVYRNLAWHTGNYITYQPRATIHDVVRYEGQKDWTDWQQTKLDAVKRMKEKQSEVHV; this is encoded by the coding sequence ATGGCATTTCAATTTCAAGATTCTATGGTCAATGAATACCTCTCGGAGGGGTATCTTATCCTTCGAGGGATCGTTCCACCATCGTTGCTCAGTGATCTGCGCCAAGAGGCAGAAAAAGCCCGAGATCTGGCACACAAACTCAATGGGCCACAGACCCAACGGATTCAACCGTTATCCAATTACGGCGATGAACTGGACCTGAAACCCTTCTACGACTACACGGAGTTACCCGAACTCCGAGACGCTATCGAAAAATTGCTCGGTCCTGATTATACGCACGGACACGTTGACATCATGGGACTCCTCGTTGAGCCGCTCGAATATCCGTGGCATATCGGTTGGCACCGGGACGGCGTTGTCGAGGTCCCTCTCGAAGCACGTGATGAGATTGTCAACGCAAAGTTAGCGGAAGTCTGGTACGACCTGCGTCACTTCAATCAGGTCAACTGTGCGATTTACGCGGATTCCTGTACGTGGTTCGTTCCGGGTAGCCATCTACGCCAATGGGATTTGCCCGGCGAAGAACAATCAACAAAGGATCCGAAGCTGCGAAAACCCGCTGAAGGTCAATCCAGCGCTGAAGCCGAGCGATACTGTTTAGAGCACTGTCGGCAGTTTCCGGGTGCGGTTCAAGTGCATCTGGGACCGGGAGACTTCATGGTGTATCGGAATCTCGCTTGGCACACAGGAAACTACATTACCTATCAACCCCGCGCAACGATTCACGATGTCGTCCGCTACGAAGGACAGAAAGACTGGACCGACTGGCAACAAACAAAATTAGATGCCGTCAAACGGATGAAGGAAAAGCAATCAGAAGTACATGTGTAA
- a CDS encoding VOC family protein, protein MAFLRHIALRTKDMETSRRFYETIGFAFVGYRGRSGLDLSDGTLNMTILQYNGTERPPFEEGTEFIHFGIIVEDLAKIYNTLRDGGFELIMDNVKKGDDIDDNKPPERSFKVADPDGNVVDITGAKDEWRGVTV, encoded by the coding sequence ATGGCATTTTTGAGACATATCGCGCTGCGGACGAAGGATATGGAAACCTCGCGTCGTTTTTATGAAACCATCGGTTTTGCGTTTGTTGGGTATCGGGGACGCAGTGGATTAGATCTCTCGGACGGCACGCTGAACATGACGATTCTTCAGTACAACGGCACGGAACGTCCACCGTTTGAGGAAGGGACAGAGTTTATCCATTTCGGTATCATTGTTGAAGATTTAGCGAAAATCTACAACACCCTTCGAGATGGCGGTTTTGAGTTAATCATGGATAATGTGAAAAAAGGGGATGACATCGACGATAACAAACCGCCGGAACGCTCTTTTAAGGTTGCCGATCCTGATGGAAATGTCGTCGATATTACAGGCGCGAAGGATGAATGGCGTGGCGTGACAGTCTAA